The Caloenas nicobarica isolate bCalNic1 chromosome 30, bCalNic1.hap1, whole genome shotgun sequence genome contains a region encoding:
- the LOC135999895 gene encoding olfactory receptor 6E1-like, with translation MFLSRHDEPKFNMGPENGTAVTEFILEGFSGLDQRLQLLLSLFFLLIYLTTVMGNITIIFLVYTDRHLQTPMYFFIGNLAFLEIWFTSSTSIKLVVILGSGRRTISLSSCFAQSYFYFALGCTEFVLLVVMSFDRYVAICQPLRYAAIMKPQLCIHLVVAAWVTSFTLFSYRLVILSQLTFCGSNKIHHFFCDNSPLFKLSCSHTSLLWKIDSVFISFVILGSLCLTLAFYMCILFCILHLPAASGRKKAFTTCSSHLTTLAIVYGSCVVLYACPSEYVSLETNSIVALLNTVLYPFLNPFIYSLRNKTVILALNEAIARITTQLFP, from the coding sequence ATGTTCCTGTCTCGGCATGACGAACCGAAATTCAACATGGGACCAGAAAATGGAACTGCAGTTACTGAGTTCATCCTagagggtttctcagggcttgaTCAAAGACTACAGCTCTTactctctctgttctttctgctcATATACCTGACAACAGTGATGGGGAACATCACCATCATTTTCCTTGTGTACACGGATCGCCACCTACAAACCCCtatgtactttttcattggcaatctggctttcctggaaatctggtttacatcCTCCACAAGCATCAAATTGGTTGTGATCCTGGGTTCTGGTAGGAGAACAATCtcactaagcagctgctttgcccaatcctatttctattttgccctgggctgtacagagtttgttctacttgttgtcatgtcctttgaccgctatgttgccatctgccaaCCTTTGCGTTATGCTGCCAtcatgaagcctcagctctgcatccacctggttGTTGCTGCTTGGGTCACAAGCTTCACACTCTTCAGTTACCGCCTGgtcatcctctcccagctgactTTCTGTGGCTCAAATAAGATCCaccactttttctgtgacaactcccccttattcaaactgtcctgctctcacaccagcctgctctggaaaatagactctgttttcatatcatttgtcattctgggttccttatgtttaactctggcattttacatgtgcatccttttctgtattctacatcttccagcagcctctgggaggaaaaaagcttttaccacatgttcttcccatctcaccaCTTTGGCCATTGTATATGGGAGCTGTGTTGTTCTCTATGCATGTCCTTCAGAATATGTTTCCTTGGAGACTAACAGCATTGTAGCGTTGCTGAACACCGTCCTGTACCCATTCTTAAATCCATTCATCTACAGTCTCAGAA